From Nocardioides faecalis:
GGAGACGTCGTACGGCGTGCCGTCGCCCATCCCGCCCGCCATGCCGTCCCCCGGACCCTCCTCGACCGCCTCGGCCGGGCCGCGGTTCAGCTCCCGGTAGCGGTGACCGTCGGCCACGAGAGCGGTCACGACCCCGATCCGGGCGGCGTCCAGCTCCTCGACCAGCCTCCGGTGGACCGCGCGGGCACCGGCGGCCTCGGCGGTGAAGTAGAGCAGCACCACGTGCCGCACGGCGTGGCGCCGGGCCGGGGCGATGAGCAGGCGGGCGACCTCGTCGAGCACCGCCGGGCTCCGGCACCCGGCGCCCGGGAGGTCGAGGCGGGCGTGGAAGGGACGGCGGGCGCCGAAGGTGAGCATCACGATCGACTCCTCGGGCCAGAAGCCGAGCAGGACGGGGGCGACGGCGAGCAGGTCCTCGGGCGCACGGGCGGTCAGCGTGGTGACGGGGGCATCGGGAGGTGTGGTCATGACCAGAACGCTCGCCGCCGGACCCGACGCCGACGCCGGTGCCGCCCAGCGGGTGTGCACGAGGTCTCCGGCCCGCACCGCTGTGCACGGCTGGTGGACGCACCTGGGGGCGGCGCGGACTAACGTGACGCCGGTGCGCGCCCAGGCCTCGGTCCTCCACCTGGACCTCGACGCCTTCTTCGCCGCGGTCGAGCAGCGCGACAAGCCGTCGTTGCGGGGCAAGCCGGTGGTGGTCGGCGGGGTCGGCGGCCGGGGTGTGGTGGCCACCGCGTCGTACGAGGCGCGCGCCTTCGGGGTGCGCTCGGCGATGTCGACCCGCGAGGCCCGCGCGCGCTGCCCGCACGCGGCGTACCTCTCGGGGCGGTTCGAGGCCTACCGGGCCGCCAGCGAGGCGGTGATGGGCGTGCTGCGCTCCTGCTCGCCGCTGGTGGAGCCGCTGTCGCTCGACGAGGCGTTCGTGGACCTCGAGCAGGCCGACCTGGCCGACCTGGAGGTGCCCACGGTGACGGCCTTCGCCGAGGACCTGCGGCGCCGGGTCCGGGAGGTGACCGGCGGGCTGACCGCCTCGGTGGGCGTGGCCTCCTCGAAGTTCCTGGCCAAGGTCGCCAGCGACCTGCGCAAGCCCGACGGGCTCTTCGTCGTGGCGCCGGGCACCGAGCTCGAGCTGCTGCACCCGATGCACGTCAAGGTGATCCCCGGCGTCGGCCCGGCCACCGTGGAGCGGCTACGCCGCGCAGGCGTGCACACCGTCGCCGACCTCGCCCGGCTCGGCGAGGACGAGCTGGTGCGGGTGCTGGGCCGCGCCCAGGGGCAGTCGCTGTTCCGGCTGGCCCGCGCCCGCGACGACCGGGCGGTGGTGCCCGACCGGGAGGCCAAGTCCGTCAGCGTGGAGGGCACCTACGAGCACGACGTCACCGACCGCGACCAGATGGAGGCGATCATCACCCGCCAGGCCGCCGACGTGGCCCGGCGGCTGCAGGGCGGTGGCCTGTCGGGGCGGACCGTGACGCTGAAGGTCCGGCTCTACGACTTCACCACGCTGAGCCGCTCCTCCACCCTCGACGCCCCCACGGAGAGCCCTGCCGCCATCGCCCGGGTCGCCCGCGGCCTGTTGCGCGACCTCGACACCTCCGGGGGCGTGCGGCTGCTCGGGGTCGGGGTGTCCGGCCTGGCCGACTGGGTGCAGGAGGACCTGTTCGGCACCGACGCCCCGGAGGACGCGGCCGAGAACACCGACAAGGGCGCCGACGAGGACACCGGCCACCACAGCGCCGATGCCCCCGACAGCCTCGAGGGCCCCGCCGCCGAGCAGCAGGCCGCCGCGCAGCAGGCCGCCGAGCACGTGCTGCCCGAGGCCGGCGTCCGCTCCCGGGGCACCCAGTGGTCCCCGGGCCTCGACGTGGTGCACGCCGAGCACGGCCGGGGCTGGGTGTGGGGTGCGGGCCGGGGCGTGGTGACGGTGCGGTTCGAGACCGCGCAGAGCTCTCCGGGACCCGTGCGCTCGTTCCGTGCCGACGACCCCGCGCTGAGCCGGTGGCGTCCACCGGACTCGGAGGAGCCCCAGCAGCCCGGACGGGCCCGGGACCAGTAGCGTCGGGGACATGAGCGCCGAGATGCCCGTCCCCCCGCGCGCCGAGGCGCGTCCGGTCACCACGACCCACCACGGCCGCACCCGCGTCGACGAGTACGACTGGCTGCGGGCCAAGGAGGACCCGGCGGTGCTGGCGCACCTGGAGGCCGAGAACGCCTACACCCAGGCCCGCACCGCCCACCTGGCGAGCCTGCGCGGACGGATCTTCGAGGAGATCAAGTCCCGCACCCTGGAGACCGACCTGTCGGTGCCCACCCGGGTGCGCGGCTACTGGTACTACGGCCGCTCCTTCGAGGGCCGCCAGTACGGCGCCACCTGCCGCGTCGCGGTCGGCGACCCCGACGACTGGACGCCGCCGCAGCCCGCCGCCGACGCCCGCCCGGACCAGCCCGCCCTGCCCGGCGAGGAGGTGCTGCTCGACCTGGACGCCCTCGCCGAGGGCCACGAGTTCTTCTCCCTCGGCGGGTCCTCGGTGAGCCCCGACGACCGGCTGCTGGCGTACGCCACCGACGTCGTCGGCGACGAGCGCTACACGGTGCGGGTGCTGGACCTGAGCACCCGCGAGCTGCTCGACGACGAGCTGACCGGCGTGCTCGGCGGGGTCACCTGGGGCGGCTCGCCCGACCACTTCTACTACACGACCGTCGACGAGGCGTGGCGCCCGGACAAGGTGTGGCGCCACCGCCTCGGCACCGCCCAGGCCGACGACGAGCTGGTCTTCCACGAGCCGGACGAGCGCTACTTCGTCGGCGTGGGCCGCACCCGCAGCCGCCGCTTCGTGATGATCGCCGCGAGCTCCAAGACCACCTCGGAGTTCCACGTCCTGGACGCGAGGGACCCGCACGCCGCGCCGGTCTGCTTCGCCACCCGCACCGACGGCGTGGAGTACTCCCTCGAGCACGCCGTCATCGGCGGCACCGACGCGTTCCTGGTGCTGCACAACGCGGCCGGCCCGGAGTTCGAGCTGGGCCTGGCGCCGGCTGAGCCGACTCCGCTGGAGCAGTGGCGCCCGTTGCTGCCCCACGACGAGTCGGTGCGCCTGGAGGACGTGGACGCCTTCGCCGACCACCTGGTGGTGCAGCAGCGCAGCGAGGGCCGGCCCCGGGTCCGGGTGCTGAGGTTGAGCCATGACCTCGCCGCCCCGATCGCCGCGGACGCCTTCATCGACTTCCCCGGCGAGCTCGCCACCGTAGGAGCCGGCGGCAACCCCGCCTGGGAGCAGCCGACCATCCGGGTCGGCATGACGAGCCTGGCGCGCCCCTCGGCGGTCTACGACCACGACCTGCGCACCGGCGAGCTGGTGCTGCGCAAGCAGGCGCCGGTGCTCGGCGGCTACGACCCCGACGCCTACGAGGAGCACCGGCTGTGGGCCACCTCGGTCGACGGCGTGCAGGTGCCGATCTCGCTGGTGGTGCGCAAGGGCGTCCGTGGGCCCGCGGGCAACGACCCGGTGCCGGTGCACCTGTACGGCTACGGCGCCTACGAGGCCTCCATGGACCCGTACTTCGCCGTCGCGCGACTGTCCCTGCTGGACCGCGGTGGCGCGTTCGCGATCGCGCACGTGCGCGGCGGCGGCGAGATGGGCCGGCACTGGTACGACGACGGCAAGCTCGAGCACAAGCAGCACACCTTCGACGACTTCATCGCCTGCGCCCGCCACCTGGTCGACTCCGGCTGGAGCACCCCGGACCGCATCGTCGCCGAGGGTGCGAGCGCCGGTGGCCTGCTCATCGGCGCCGTCGCCAACCAGGCACCGGAGTCGTTCGGCGGGTTCGTGGCGGGCGTGCCGTTCGTGGACACGCTCACCACGATGCTGGACGCGAGCCTGCCGCTGACCGTGCCGGAGTACGACGAGTGGGGCAACCCCAGCGACGACCCGGCCGCCTACGACCGGATCGCCGGCTACGCGCCGTACGACAACGTCGCCGACCTGCCCTACCCGCCGATCCTGGCCGAGACCTCGCTCAACGACACCCGGGTGCTCTACGTGGAGCCCGCCAAGTGGGTGGCGCGCCTGCGGGAGCGGGCGCCGCAGGCCGACGTGCTGCTGCGCACGGAGATGGCCGCCGGCCACGGCGGCGTGTCGGGCCGCTACCGCGCCTGGGAGGACCGGGCGTTCTCCCTGGCGTGGATCCTGGACCGGCTCGGGCTCGCCGACGTGGAGCCGCTGGGCTGAGCCCAAGTTGAGAAGTCGCTGAGATTAGCCGCCCCAGGCAACTTCTCCCGGCTGCGGATCGTCGGACGGGGTAATCACCGGTGCGGGGAATCCCGGACCTACGGGATGTGTTGCAACCGACATGCGGTCGTCTCCCTGACCGCGACCGCGAAGGAGGGGACGCCACATGGCCACGGCAACCGCGAGGCGCAGCACCGGACGTGAGATCGAGGGACGCGACAGCGTCGGCCTCTACCTCGACGAGATCGCACGCACCCCCCTCCTCGACGCGGCCCGGGAGGTGGAGCTCGCGAAGACCATCGAGGCCGGCCTGTACGCCGAGCACCTGCTCGCCGAGGGTCGCATCGGTCGGCGCAAGGGTGGCGCCCCCAAGCAGGCCTCCCAGGCCGAGCTGGAGTGGATCGCCGAGGAGGGCCGCAAGGCCGTCACCGAGTTCATCAACGCGAACCTGCGGCTCGTGGTGTCCATCGCCCGCAAGTACGGCCGCGCGCAGATGCCGATGCTGGACCTGATCCAGGAGGGCAACACCGGCCTGATCCGCGCGGTCGAGAAGTTCGACTACGCGAAGGGTTACAAGTTCTCGACGTACGCGACGTGGTGG
This genomic window contains:
- a CDS encoding DNA polymerase IV translates to MRAQASVLHLDLDAFFAAVEQRDKPSLRGKPVVVGGVGGRGVVATASYEARAFGVRSAMSTREARARCPHAAYLSGRFEAYRAASEAVMGVLRSCSPLVEPLSLDEAFVDLEQADLADLEVPTVTAFAEDLRRRVREVTGGLTASVGVASSKFLAKVASDLRKPDGLFVVAPGTELELLHPMHVKVIPGVGPATVERLRRAGVHTVADLARLGEDELVRVLGRAQGQSLFRLARARDDRAVVPDREAKSVSVEGTYEHDVTDRDQMEAIITRQAADVARRLQGGGLSGRTVTLKVRLYDFTTLSRSSTLDAPTESPAAIARVARGLLRDLDTSGGVRLLGVGVSGLADWVQEDLFGTDAPEDAAENTDKGADEDTGHHSADAPDSLEGPAAEQQAAAQQAAEHVLPEAGVRSRGTQWSPGLDVVHAEHGRGWVWGAGRGVVTVRFETAQSSPGPVRSFRADDPALSRWRPPDSEEPQQPGRARDQ
- a CDS encoding S9 family peptidase, giving the protein MSAEMPVPPRAEARPVTTTHHGRTRVDEYDWLRAKEDPAVLAHLEAENAYTQARTAHLASLRGRIFEEIKSRTLETDLSVPTRVRGYWYYGRSFEGRQYGATCRVAVGDPDDWTPPQPAADARPDQPALPGEEVLLDLDALAEGHEFFSLGGSSVSPDDRLLAYATDVVGDERYTVRVLDLSTRELLDDELTGVLGGVTWGGSPDHFYYTTVDEAWRPDKVWRHRLGTAQADDELVFHEPDERYFVGVGRTRSRRFVMIAASSKTTSEFHVLDARDPHAAPVCFATRTDGVEYSLEHAVIGGTDAFLVLHNAAGPEFELGLAPAEPTPLEQWRPLLPHDESVRLEDVDAFADHLVVQQRSEGRPRVRVLRLSHDLAAPIAADAFIDFPGELATVGAGGNPAWEQPTIRVGMTSLARPSAVYDHDLRTGELVLRKQAPVLGGYDPDAYEEHRLWATSVDGVQVPISLVVRKGVRGPAGNDPVPVHLYGYGAYEASMDPYFAVARLSLLDRGGAFAIAHVRGGGEMGRHWYDDGKLEHKQHTFDDFIACARHLVDSGWSTPDRIVAEGASAGGLLIGAVANQAPESFGGFVAGVPFVDTLTTMLDASLPLTVPEYDEWGNPSDDPAAYDRIAGYAPYDNVADLPYPPILAETSLNDTRVLYVEPAKWVARLRERAPQADVLLRTEMAAGHGGVSGRYRAWEDRAFSLAWILDRLGLADVEPLG